GAACCTGGAGCAAATTCTGAATTTTGTGGCTAAACCCAAAAATTTTGGTTCTGAACTCCTTACTCTTTGTGTGGGCTGGGGATCTGCATTCAAACATTACAGTTCAGGCTCTTCGCTAATTGTTATGTTCCCCTCTGCGTATTGAAGGCCATTGCTTGCTGTTCCCCTTATTAATAACGTAGGGGATGAGGGAAGAGTTGTCGGTATGTAGAGCTGAACAAATAATTCTTAACAAACCAACCTTGAACAAATGTAGTATCCTTCACAGCTCCTGGAACTGGTGTACACGCCTTTATTGGTCGTTTCGCACACACTTTTTGGAGTTCTTTGCTCTGACTGATCTCAGGTGTACTAAATTCAAGTCCCACTGCTTAATTGCGATTGGTTGGGGAAATCGCATGGTATTAtttcctgttccctgactggacgAGTGCTAAAGCCCTCCAAGCATGCATACTGAAATTAGCTTTCTGGGAGCTTTGTGCTCATAAAACTCATGGGATCAGATGCTGGCAGGCAGTGAAGGTGAAAGGATTGTGAACAGAGTTGAAATGTCAGGGGAAAGCATGGGTGTagctaattaattttaaaatcaaatatttcTGGAAAATTTAAATTTTTGCATCACTTTCCCATCTCTGTTGGTACCGTTGCCCCATGCAAAGATCTCTGGTCCTCTGACTAAGGGAGACGTTTCTATATGGCCTCTTAGGCAAACCCTCCCAACAGGACCCTGAGCCAGAGTGACACCATAACTTTCCAGAGGAGCAGTTCCCCTCCCATTTGAGAACAGTGAGGGAacaattctttaaaaataaaactctgcCTCCTCTGCCCATGAGCTGATATGTGCATCTGGCCCATTAACAGGTGAACAACATGCCCATGATGGCGCTGGTGAACCCAGTTTATGAATGCCTGTTCCGACTGGCACAACCTGATAGcctgaagaaggaggaggaggtgagtgCTGGTGAGATGCTAACATGCAAGGAGAGTTTGTACAGCCAAGTGACTGGCAAAAATACTGTCCTGTAAGGGCTGCTGATAATGGTTTGAACCAATGTCTGGACCAAAAGGGAGGCACAGAGCTGAATAGAACTTATTTTCCCTCATACCTATTGtaagtggagtgggggcagggaacaAGAGAGGCTTGTAAGGTGGGAAgttccctgcagcccccaatgGAGGAATTATGGAGGTGCTGGTGCATCCATAATTATGTTGCAACCACAgttccattcttcccccattcCAAACATTTTTAGTTCACGCTCCAGATCTGACCGTGGCTGATGTAGGTGCCCAGTGATCAGAGCCTCTGAATGCCAAAGGCACTGAAACAACccaagggctgttataaagttCATAAGTCATTGGACATGAATTTTGCTTTTGCTTTGCTGTTCTCTGTGGCATCCTACCACAACATACCCTTCAAGCACTCAGCCCTACCAGCCTCCTGCTCATAGCGCAGGTGCTGCTGTTCCTTGTTAGTTTATGTGAAAGCAACCAGCAGATGGTCAAAAGAATCCAGCTCACCTTGGAAACAGAGCATGGTTCAGACAGTTCTGTTCAGGTGCTTATACTGCACCCATTAAAGGAGCTCTGTGGACATGTTGATCCAGCTTTTGCCACCTGCTGGGAGTCTCAACATAAATTGATGCAGGTCTAATGGTGTGAATTGCTGCCAGCATGTTTCTTCAGCAATTTAATGTGTGAAGCTGGGGGATCTCATGGACACCCCTCCATCCCAGAGAGATGCCCCTTCCAAGCAGCTATCAACATCCAGGTTCCTAGTCACTACCAGAGATTGATGGCAATTAACAGTTTCCTAAGGAAAGTGGATGTAGTAGAAAGAAATACAGGGGAACAGGGTGGGGAGAACTAGCCTGTATTAATTTAGAGGTGATGGGGCCCCTTAGGCCCCCACACCATCTTAAGGTGGCTTTTTCCCTTTCCTCTTTTAAGGTGGACTGCCTGGTGCTGCAGTTGCACCGCATTGGTGAACAGCTGGAGAAGATGAACTCCCAGCCAATGGATGAGCTCTTCTCCCTTCTACGAGATGGTTTTCTCCTGGAGGATGGGCTCAGCTCACTCTCTCAGCTCCTGTTGCTGGAGATCATAGAGTTCCGGGCTGCAGACTGGAAGATGACAGATGCAGCTCAAAAATACTATTACAGTGAAGTCACAGATTAAACCTTCCACAGCCAGAACTAACTCAAACAGTGGCTCAAAGTTTCACCCTGGCACTTTCACGAGCAAACGTCACACAAATGTTTCAGATATTTTTAAGTTAAAATTTTTCTAATGCTTTTTCTAAATAGGATTTATATTGTTTACTCCCAATAGACCCTTTGTACTGTGTCTTTGATGGACTGCAACGGGGGACAGTTTGATTTGGGGACAAGGGCAGTTTTAACCTAGCCAGAGCTTCCATTCTCTTTATCTATGGCTCAGGTTAATTAATGCCTCTCAAACTGTTGATTAACTGTATCCACAGCTTCCAGCTCACACCAGCATTTTACAGTAGCAGTCAGGAAAGCACAGCCAATGGTTTATACTGAGATCAGCTATTATGTGCCAACTCAGTCACCCACCAACAGAGTTGAGACAGGTGGAAGGAAAAGCTTTCGCAGCTTATTTGGAAAACTGCCCTCTTTGCTGCTTACTGCCACATGGAATCCATGCCCATAATACACAAACCAGGCTTTAAAAACTGTCCTCCAGGATGAGTCTCATCTTGCTCcctgtgaaatcaatgggagcacgATTGAGCCCTTTACATGGGCAATCAGTTATTTCTCCCAACCCTGCCCTCTGGCAGGCTGGGTGCCTCTGGACAGCAGAAGTAACACCTGcttctggagggagaagccagccAGTGTACATCATAGCAGCAATTTCCTTGAGCACATGTAGCTAAAAACTGTTTTTATGAGTTTTATATAGTAACCACTATGGAATTTTTTCCAAAAAACAATTTAATAAACTTCAATATTGTACATTTCTGTTGACAAAAGGGACAAACAAAGGGGAAATAAATGTTCTATTGAGGTTTTTTCTAATAAAAGTTTTCCACTAATGAACACCATGTTTTCTCTTTCCACAGAGCTCTTGCTTTGTAACATTTCTAGGGTGCTGGGTAGCTACAAACAGGACATGAAGATCTCTTCCGTAAGACTGCCATGTGTTAGTTTTCCTCTGCTACAGGGTGGCAGAGTTGCTTGTGAGCacagaattagatttttaaatcaaaacagaGGCCAAGGTTTGGGGTATTGAATtcttccccatcctcctcctcaaaCTATCAGTCTTTCCTTTGCAGTGAGCAAAAGTGTTCTGTGGTTTCCAGCAAAGCACAACAGGGACAGAAGTGCTAGCAGCTCTTTTACAGGACAAGAGAAGGATTTCAACTCTGTCTAGCTGAGCGTAGGTGGGACGGCATCTCCTAGAGAATAACTCTTCCTTTAACTGACCCCCTAGAGGACTGAGAAATACCACTGCTCTGGTAGAGTGATGGGCATCAGTACAAAACCCTAAGGCAGTCAGCCAGCACTAGGATGTGGTGACAGTCAGACTGAGGATGATAGACAGgttccatttttattttctcattaaCATCCAGATCACATGTGCTCAGTCAAACAATGATTCTGCTAACAGACAGTATTGCAACAATCTAAAATTCAAACTAGGCACTTTTCTGTCTCTGGTACTATACACACAAAGAACATTCACAATGCAGAATACATTCCAGCTTGCTCGCCCTTGGCTTGTATGCTAACGAGCAAAAACTTGACATCCACTCCCCTGCCCTCAGAAAGCAGGTAGATGGAAGAAAGGATATTTTATAGTGTTGCTCAGAAAAACATCTAAGGGAATGAAGCTTTTGTGGATGCATTTTTCATCTTGTTTTTTCCCTGCTTAAGGACCCAGCCTAGAAGCAGTTAACAGAAGCTGGCAGGCAACCTCCCCTATACATCATCTCTGTAGAAAGTAGACAGAGGCTGCTTCTTCACAGGTCTGGGCTCCATAAGTATAGAGGTGTGAGGAAATGTTCTTGTTGTCATAAGGCAAGGTCTCTCTTGCTCTCAGGGGGTCCCCTACCACCAGCGATAATGGGCATATGCCCGGTTAGCCTCAGCCATCTTGTGCATGTCATGCTTTCTCTTGATCACAGGACCCTCATTATTGAAGGCCTGCAGCAGTTCCTGGGATAGTTTTTCATGCATGAATGTCCGATGATGCTTATGTTCCCGGCACTCAGTAATTAACCACTTCATGGCGAGGAAGCGTTTCCGATTGTCCTTCAGAGGGCTTGGGACCTAGCAGACATTCAAGCAGTAGCACGGTTAAAATGCCTTACCCCACAATAGGACCAtatgctgaaataacttttttCAATTGTTTAACACTCCCAGGTGATTAAAAAGTGATTGATGCTGAGGGGGTGGGAAGAAATTAACTCTAGCCAAGCATGAGTCAGTTTAGCATCGGTGAAACATTCCACTCCAGCCACAGCAAACTGTCTGCCTCTATCAATCCACAGATCAGGCACAGCAGTGCAAGATTTCCCATGTTGGCAGCCTCAAACCTGCCCAAGAGCAGTAGCCACCTGTTGAGACTAGAGGGATGTTCCATTTGGTTCTTGGCCTCATTGCAGAGACTGCCACTTACAGACTGGTTTTTGTGATGTAGACTCTTGTCTATGGGAACTTGACCAAGCTATTTCCCGCAGGTCTCTGATCAACCAGCAGAGGGCAGTAATTTATTGGCTGCATgggaggttggtgaagcactcCATATTTCATTAACAATCCCATGAGTTATCTAGGTGCATTTACCTAATTAGGAGAGCTGAAGAGACAGCCTTTGCCAAGGCTTTAAATAAAACAAGGTATCAATACGAACCTTTTTTATGTGCTAACCTGCGTTCTACAGGGGCTAAACTGCTCTGCTGGTTCTAcacagaggcagcatggtctagccGATAAGACATCAGACAGATTCCAGAAACCTCGAGGGTTTATTGGCTCTGCTACTGATATGTTGTGtcaccttggacaaatcacttcacctccctgtacctcagtttcccctcccacactttaTCCTTTCAGATTACAAGCGATTTGGGGCAGGAACTCTAATTATGGGTAAGTACAGCACTCAGCACTTACAGACCCCAGCCAAGATCAGAGGCACATTCTGTCATTATAATACAGATGGTAAATGGTACTTCCAACGGAAATGCAAGCAAGTTTTGGCAGGGGTGGGAAGGACACTAGTAGTTTTGCCTCCATCTAATTCTTTCTAGCCTAGGCTGGCCTTCAGGTCCCTTTTCTGTTTACCTGGTAGGTTTTGCCTCCTTTTTGGATGTTGCAGAGCCCAATGATGGGCTGGCAGTTTTTCAGTGCCTGATGGAAGATGACGTAAGGGTTGCACTCaatgctctccctctcctcctcagaGGCTTGATGGTATTTCTCAATCTGCTTCCTCTTAATGGCTTCTAGGGTCTAAATACAAACACAAGGAAACATGCCCATGCTCCTCAGTTTACAGTTGCCTTCCCTACAGGATTTACTCCACTCCAGAGTGAAGTTAGAATCAGGACAATTTCAGACACACCCTGAGAAATCTGGGCCATGGAAGATTCCACCCTACTACACCTTAACTAGGCCAGTAGGGGATGCTCTTGAGCAACTACAGGTTTTACTCAGTCCTCACCTCCTTACCCCAGATTTCCACACTGACACATTCCTCTGCTGGAGTCCAGTCCTCACTGGTTTTCCTTCTTATAGCCCATTGATAAGTGTGAAGTGTAGCAGTGATCACCAACAAAGGGGGAAGCAGAGAGGAGAAAGCAATACTGACCCCACTCTCACCTTACAACTGCCTATTAGATTTTCCCAAGATGCACTTCCACCTGTTCAGCGTATCAGTTACACCAGTTTACATTACATATCATACTATTATGCTGCATTCACCACTTTTCTGGTCAACTTATACCCATCATCCAACATACTGATGGTGCAACACACACTGTCCTTtacagcagtggtctccaaacttttttgatcgtgcTCCCCTATTAGTAAAAAATTTGAGCACGCAACCCTGCCGCGTCAGCAGCAGTTCTGTGCTGGGGAGATTCACCCATCGCTGGGGCACAAAGGGGCCTGTCTCAAgggagggaggggctcagagGTTTGTAACGCAATTACATTTGCAGATGAacaaaaactcccccccccccccatttcagtctcatttctcacccctcccctccctgacaACCCAGCTCCAGGGACACAACAGGGAGCCCCCCTGGGACCTGTCCATGACCCGCTCAAGCTGCTCTCCCCCCTGCctgaacccccagctggccccggGAGCAGACCCTGGGCAGAGCCCAGGCAGCGACTTGCTGCTGGGGCCGCAGCTCCCGTCCCTCCGCCAAGCGCTTCCTagccagggagcagctgcccggGGCGGTGAGATCTGAGGCTGCGGGGCTGCTTGTGCACTCACTttcctttcctgcccagccctggccctttccCCGGGTCCCCTCATCACCTGCAGGCTCCGGTttgggggctggtgcgggcagagcccggggcagagaggggagttAAAGCCggtctctccccacacagacccccaccagggagcagcagcggctcagcccatgCTCCCGGCTCACAATGGAGGAGGCGGCAGCGTCTGACCTGGGAAGGTAAACAGAGCCCGAGCATGGGCAGGCTCTGACTATAACACAAACCGGACCCCGAGCAATTCACTGCTGGGCTCCTAGGGAAGGAGGATGCTCAGTCGAGGTTCCTTCCAGGTGTGTGATtgtctgaaccccccccccccccccccgggtgctgGGCCgggctgccccaggcaggagcaggggctgcagtaCAATGGGTCTAGCGCTAGGACCCAGAAGAGAGCTGGGGACGGAAGTGAATTGCACTCGCTACAGTAACGCTTGGTTATTCCCGCCccaactgccgaagcaaaaaaacccactgcTCAGACTCCTGCCTGaactgaaagcaaaaaaaaaaaaaaaaagtgcttcccCTGCCGCGCAGacccccaaggatcctcttgcgcacccaactttggagaccactgctttaCGGCACCCGTGGATGCCCCTTAAATCAAGAATCCTGAAGCCCATTAAGTTGGGGCAGGTCTGTACTGAAGAAATTAGAAGTCTTCTGGACTTCAGCTCCACATCAACTAATGCCCAAAGGGAGGCAGCCTGGTTCAGTGAACAGTCAGGGATGCCTGAGAGGCAGGCGACCTGGTTCCGATGCCTGGCTTTGCCACCATTGTCTGGTCTGATTTTAGGCAAGTCACTAGACTTTTCTGTATCACAGCAACCACCTGTAAAATCTGGATAATGATACCCCCCCTTCTTTGTGAAGGATTAAAGATCCTCAGATAAAGAGTGTGAAGTATTAACATTATAGAAAGGAAGTATCCAACTCTTATTAGTGTTGCCCAACACTTCTCATAAAACcactattttcagttgcttataactcaTCCAAATTTCAACTCTTTGGGCTaacattttccatgctgggtgtctgcctcagcaTGAATTTTTTTAGGAAAATTTTATCCAGAACAGTTCCGCAAATGAAGCCagggaaaaatattttgtaaatgttaaaaaattcttGCAACCTTTTCTTTAAGCTTGAGTGCCCCCttgctttggaacagggacttcaAATTTGGAAGGTGGGTggtctttgtgtcagggatgtaccTTTTGCTATCCCtgtgaaaattcacccaaatGTGGCCAATTTATAAACCACTGAAGAAAactgcagtttgcacatgctcagtagataCTAGGTAGAGCTTAGCAGCTATATTCCATCTGCACTAGGCATGCTCCATCCCAAGGCTGAGTAAGACTTTCACTGCAATTGCAGTTCTGTGCTGCTGTGGTCTGTGCCAGTGCTGGGCATTGGAACTGAacgcagggagcctgtctctcctgtatTCTCAATGATCCTCCTACttggcccaggcagcatggagaaaGCTACCTGATTTGATTGCAGAGGGGACAAGctctgcacaggcaaccttactTCTGGCATTTCATAACTTCTGAGTGATTCCCTTGGGAAGcttaataaggttattttaatgcagttttttggcATGTAATAATTTAAAGATGAGAGAGTCCAGTCCCCTCACCTGTGTAACGATGGATCTGGCCAGCACTTTGTTTCCTCCCTTCATCATCATGTTGGTGAATTTACTGCAAGCACAAAACCAAACAGGATATAATTAGAACTTTGGTTCCATCACCAGAGGTCCCTAAttgtgttgttcctgtgattaaaTCCTATCCCTGATAGATTTTGGGTGGCTGTACTCatctttaggttggacattaggaaaaagttcctaactgtcagggtggttaaacactggaataaattgcctagagaggttgtggaatctccatctctggagatatttaagagtaggttagataaatgtctatcagggatggtctagacagtatttggtcctgccatgagggcaggggactggactcgatgacctctcgaggtcccttccagtcctagagtctatgaatctatgaatctttaaCCACTATTATTCAATGGATCTTCCTCATGGGAAGATATTAATCCAAATAAAGGGATTAcgccagggatcggcaatctttggcacgcagcctgcgagggtaagcaccctggcgggctgggctggtttacctgccgtgtccacaggttcggccgatcacagctcccactggccgcggttcgccactccaggccaatgggaagcagcagccagcacatatCTCAGCCCAtgcagcttcctgcagcccccattggcctggagcggtgaaccgcggccagtgggagctgcgattggccgaacctgtggacatggcaggtaaacaaaccggcctggcccgccagggtgctttaccctggtgggccgtgggccaaaggttgccgatccctggattaCACAGAGTAACAGGAAGGTAATGGGCAGCCCGGTAGACAAAGGCtgatggtgggggagggcactgcaATGGCTTTACTTCTCAGCAGTAATGGGCTCAGAAGCAGAACCCTCAATTACTCCATCCATTACATTGTTTCATAATAAAAGCTATTTACTCAAATTTAAACAGCAAATCCCTATCCAGGTAGAGAGAGCTCACTAACAAACCTGAATCCAACTCATCTGCCGCCCTCATtctggagaggggaagagagaattcTGTGGGCACGATCCTGTTAGGAGCTGACCTCTAGCCGTCCACCAGGGTTGTGGCTGCTCAGCCCTTCTGAGCAACGAactcagtcctgctcccattgaagtcaatggcaaaactcccagtgacttcagtgggagcaggataaaCTGTCCTTGATCCTTGGGAGACATCTGGTGTTTTAACAAAGGAGACTGTGCTTTCTGACCTGATTGTAGGGTCACTGAACACAGAGCTGGTGACATTAGAAGCTGTAGCTTTTATGGGCTGGAGGGTCTTGAGCTCCCGTTGTGTTTTCTCCTCCTCAGACAGCCCCTCCAGGGGTTTGCGGTACACCTCCTTGTTCACTTCTGGTTCGAGGTAACTGGGGCCATACCGGCTCCATCTCACCTGGGTTAACCTGCAAAGAGTAAGATGGGATGGCAGCGCCGTATACAGCATTCCTCAGTCTGGCTCACCAAGTCCATCTCCAGTGTTATGGAACAAGTCTCAGAACAGACAGGGATGCAGATAGGAgtaagggggcccaggctggggccCTGGGACAGGAAAGGGCATGagaccaggagcagagctgggtggcactccctccctgacccccatgggggctggcctagGGCCCAGCCACCCCCAAGAGGAATGCAGTTTGATATACAGGGTTTACTttgattcatagaatatcagggttggaagggggtcatctagtccaaccccctgctcaaagcaggatccccagacagatttttgccccagatccctaaatggccccctcaaggattgaactcacagccctgggtttagcaggccaatgctcaaaccactgagctattccccctcccccaatggcaaagcacccccactat
The sequence above is a segment of the Mauremys mutica isolate MM-2020 ecotype Southern chromosome 12, ASM2049712v1, whole genome shotgun sequence genome. Coding sequences within it:
- the MIF4GD gene encoding MIF4G domain-containing protein isoform X3 → MQIKHQRCERWSPEKKKLSGRVKRKAGADPSSVDLEKVANIIVDQSLKDCVFSKEAGRICYTIIQQEYKDREELRARSPQAWICYVTFICNIFDYLRVNNMPMMALVNPVYECLFRLAQPDSLKKEEEVDCLVLQLHRIGEQLEKMNSQPMDELFSLLRDGFLLEDGLSSLSQLLLLEIIEFRAADWKMTDAAQKYYYSEVTD
- the MIF4GD gene encoding MIF4G domain-containing protein isoform X5, which translates into the protein MGDTGKEEYKIQSFDTETQQLLKTALKDPSSVDLEKVANIIVDQSLKDCVFSKEAGRICYTIIQVNNMPMMALVNPVYECLFRLAQPDSLKKEEEVDCLVLQLHRIGEQLEKMNSQPMDELFSLLRDGFLLEDGLSSLSQLLLLEIIEFRAADWKMTDAAQKYYYSEVTD
- the MIF4GD gene encoding MIF4G domain-containing protein isoform X4; the protein is MGDTGKEEYKIQSFDTETQQLLKTALKDPSSVDLEKVANIIVDQSLKDCVFSKEAGRICYTIIQQEYKDREELRARSPQAWICYVTFICNIFDYLRVNNMPMMALVNPVYECLFRLAQPDSLKKEEEVDCLVLQLHRIGEQLEKMNSQPMDELFSLLRDGFLLEDGLSSLSQLLLLEIIEFRAADWKMTDAAQKYYYSEVTD
- the MRPS7 gene encoding 28S ribosomal protein S7, mitochondrial — translated: MAAPMAGRLAALGRRLAPPARAWLPGLTQVRWSRYGPSYLEPEVNKEVYRKPLEGLSEEEKTQRELKTLQPIKATASNVTSSVFSDPTISKFTNMMMKGGNKVLARSIVTQTLEAIKRKQIEKYHQASEEERESIECNPYVIFHQALKNCQPIIGLCNIQKGGKTYQVPSPLKDNRKRFLAMKWLITECREHKHHRTFMHEKLSQELLQAFNNEGPVIKRKHDMHKMAEANRAYAHYRWW